A region from the Variovorax sp. RKNM96 genome encodes:
- a CDS encoding substrate-binding domain-containing protein, whose product MTTFTRRIALTAVAAAALTSLPALAAEKVNLGVSIPAATHSFMGGINYWANQAKKDLEKEHKDLKITIKTAANAPEQANQLQDLSTVTKINALVVFPFESAALTKPVAQVKAKGAYVTVVDRGLTDTSAQDAYVAGDNTAFGKIPAEYIVKTLGGKGNVVALRGIATTLDNERMDAFNAVLKGSPDIKLLDAKYANWNRDDAFKVTQDYLTRFKQIDAIWAADDDMAVGVLKAISQAKRDDIKIVFGGAGAKDMVKTIMDGKDKRIGADVSYSPKFIYDAIKLTAEARLKGEKLPATTIIPSVLITKENAKDFYHPNSPF is encoded by the coding sequence ATGACAACTTTCACCCGTCGCATCGCACTCACGGCCGTCGCCGCGGCAGCGCTCACGAGCCTGCCCGCGCTCGCCGCCGAAAAGGTCAACCTCGGCGTTTCGATCCCCGCGGCCACGCACAGCTTCATGGGCGGCATCAACTACTGGGCCAACCAGGCGAAGAAGGATCTGGAGAAGGAACACAAGGACCTGAAGATCACGATCAAGACGGCCGCCAACGCGCCCGAGCAGGCCAACCAGCTGCAGGACCTGTCAACGGTCACCAAGATCAACGCGCTCGTCGTGTTCCCGTTCGAATCGGCTGCGCTGACCAAGCCGGTCGCGCAGGTCAAGGCCAAGGGCGCGTACGTCACCGTGGTCGACCGCGGCCTCACCGACACCAGTGCACAGGATGCGTACGTGGCCGGCGACAACACCGCCTTCGGCAAGATCCCCGCCGAATACATCGTGAAGACGCTGGGCGGCAAGGGCAACGTGGTCGCGCTGCGCGGCATCGCCACCACGCTGGACAACGAACGCATGGACGCCTTCAACGCGGTGCTCAAGGGCAGCCCCGACATCAAGCTGCTCGATGCCAAGTACGCCAACTGGAACCGCGACGACGCCTTCAAGGTCACGCAGGACTACCTCACGCGCTTCAAGCAGATCGACGCGATCTGGGCCGCCGACGACGACATGGCCGTGGGCGTGCTCAAGGCGATTTCGCAGGCCAAGCGTGACGACATCAAGATCGTGTTCGGTGGCGCGGGCGCCAAGGACATGGTCAAGACCATCATGGACGGCAAGGACAAGCGCATCGGTGCCGACGTGAGCTACTCGCCCAAGTTCATCTACGACGCGATCAAGCTCACCGCCGAAGCGCGCCTGAAGGGCGAGAAGCTGCCGGCGACGACGATCATTCCTTCGGTGCTGATCACGAAGGAAAACGCCAAGGACTTCTACCACCCGAACTCGCCTTTCTGA
- a CDS encoding Gfo/Idh/MocA family oxidoreductase, with protein MSSIPLRKLRYAMVGGGRDAFIGAVHRKAMALDGQIEFVAGALSSSPDKARASGRDLGLADDRNHGDWQALLADELQRPADQRIDFVSIVTPNHMHFPVAQAFADAGFHVVCDKPLVHTRDQADALVATVAKQGTVFGVTYNYTGYPMVRQAREMVRSGQLGDIRKIVVEYNQGWLASHVEGSGSNKQADWRTDPARSGAAGAIGDIGSHAENLVASITGLEIESLCADLTAHVPGRMLDDDGSLLLRFKGGARGVLIASQISTGLENDLRLRISGSLGTLEWHQEQPSQLVHLPHDGPKRIFTRGGPWLCEAARRASRLPTGHPEGFIEAFANIYAGVAADIRARLAGQPADPIAADYPRVEDGARGVRFIERTVASAQSQLKWTPW; from the coding sequence ATGAGCTCCATACCTCTTCGCAAGCTCCGCTACGCCATGGTCGGCGGCGGTCGCGACGCCTTCATCGGCGCCGTGCACCGCAAGGCCATGGCGCTGGACGGCCAGATCGAATTCGTCGCGGGTGCGCTTTCGTCCAGCCCCGACAAGGCGCGCGCCTCGGGCCGCGACCTGGGCCTGGCCGACGACCGCAACCACGGCGACTGGCAGGCGCTGCTGGCGGACGAACTCCAACGTCCTGCGGACCAGCGCATCGACTTCGTCTCGATCGTCACGCCCAACCACATGCACTTCCCCGTCGCGCAGGCCTTCGCCGATGCGGGCTTTCACGTCGTGTGCGACAAGCCGCTGGTGCACACGCGCGACCAGGCCGATGCATTGGTCGCCACCGTCGCGAAGCAGGGCACGGTGTTCGGCGTCACCTACAACTACACCGGCTATCCGATGGTGCGGCAGGCGCGCGAGATGGTGCGCTCGGGCCAGCTCGGCGACATCCGCAAGATCGTCGTCGAATACAACCAGGGCTGGCTCGCGAGCCACGTCGAGGGCAGCGGCAGCAACAAGCAGGCCGACTGGCGCACCGACCCCGCGCGCAGCGGCGCGGCCGGCGCCATCGGCGACATCGGCTCGCACGCCGAGAACCTTGTCGCGAGCATCACGGGCCTGGAAATCGAAAGCCTCTGCGCCGACCTCACCGCGCACGTGCCGGGCCGCATGCTCGACGACGATGGCAGCCTGCTGCTGCGTTTCAAGGGCGGCGCGCGCGGCGTGCTGATCGCCTCGCAGATCAGCACGGGTCTCGAGAACGACCTGCGCCTGCGCATCTCGGGTTCGCTCGGCACGCTCGAATGGCACCAGGAGCAGCCGAGCCAGCTCGTGCACCTGCCGCACGATGGTCCCAAGCGCATCTTCACGCGCGGCGGGCCTTGGCTGTGCGAAGCGGCGCGGCGTGCGAGCCGGCTGCCGACGGGGCACCCCGAAGGCTTCATCGAGGCCTTCGCCAACATCTACGCGGGCGTGGCGGCGGACATTCGCGCGCGGCTCGCGGGCCAGCCGGCCGATCCGATCGCGGCGGACTATCCGCGCGTGGAAGACGGCGCGCGCGGCGTGCGCTTCATCGAGCGCACGGTGGCTTCGGCGCAAAGCCAATTAAAGTGGACGCCCTGGTGA
- a CDS encoding phosphatase PAP2 family protein has translation MTHSSFDDSPASSTRWLRALWLRCKTLWPLKLVGNTVATIGFFPLYFWIMKNAGQAWVLPLTAFDRLIAFWPAVLPIYLSLWGYIALPVLLAKDKRELWSFSIGCAAMTAFALVVFWFMPTAIPNFTIDATPGTSLHFLKTVDSAGNAFPSLHVSFSVFACIVLARQLRDAGAPAWLRLFNVAWAVAIVYSTMAVRQHVLIDVLGGLALGLALGFVSRERGAVAPPPQARTA, from the coding sequence ATGACGCACTCTTCCTTCGACGATTCACCGGCTTCTTCGACACGATGGCTGCGCGCCCTGTGGCTGCGCTGCAAGACGCTGTGGCCGCTCAAGCTGGTGGGCAACACCGTCGCCACCATCGGTTTCTTTCCGCTGTACTTCTGGATCATGAAGAACGCGGGCCAGGCCTGGGTGCTGCCGCTCACCGCCTTCGACCGGCTGATCGCGTTCTGGCCGGCAGTCCTTCCCATCTATCTTTCGCTCTGGGGCTACATCGCGCTGCCGGTGCTGCTGGCCAAGGACAAGCGCGAGCTCTGGAGCTTCTCCATCGGCTGCGCGGCAATGACGGCCTTCGCGCTGGTCGTCTTCTGGTTCATGCCCACGGCGATTCCGAACTTCACCATCGACGCCACGCCGGGCACCTCGCTGCATTTCCTGAAGACCGTCGACTCCGCCGGCAATGCGTTTCCGTCGCTGCATGTGTCGTTCTCGGTGTTCGCCTGTATCGTGCTCGCGCGCCAGTTGCGCGATGCCGGCGCGCCGGCATGGTTGCGTCTCTTCAACGTGGCATGGGCCGTGGCCATCGTGTATTCGACGATGGCCGTTCGCCAGCATGTGCTGATCGATGTGCTCGGCGGGCTGGCGCTGGGCCTTGCGCTCGGCTTCGTCTCCCGCGAGCG